The sequence AGTAGTGGTATTAGTGTATAGATTATAAATAGTATCATGTATTTTATTCCATCAGTTATTATTCTAGTTATGTTAAAGCTTGGTAATTTTTCCACATGATTTATTGCTTTTCTTGTTATATCTAAACTTATTGCTCCTATAATAATATAGACTAATATTTCAATTATACAAAGTATTGTAAGTACTATTTCCTCTTGTGGTGTGTATACTAATTCACCAATAATGTATAGTACTAGAAACATTACAGGTAATACGTAGTGAAAACTTCTAAATGGTACTTGTAATGCTTTTGTAATAATTTCCTTCATATTCATCATTTTCGCCTCCATTTTTGTACTTTGTCATAGTGAATTTAAAACTCATATTATATAAAGTAATCGTGGAAAAGAACACTAAAAAGTAGTAAATAATGTGATAAAATAAGATATTAATACTTAAAAATAGGGCTTCTATTTAGAAAAAATTGATTAAAAATCATTTAATTAAAGTTTTAGTAAAATATAGTTTAAAAGAAAATAAAAGAAAATAAAAAAATTTTAGAAATTATTCTTTGCTTTCACGATAAATTAATCCATAAGCATGATTTGTAACTAATAGTACGTATGAATTAATAATTAATGCAGCAATTAATGACCCAATAGTAGGTATTCTTGCAAGTATACCTCCAATAATAGCAATAATTGATGTGACAAGACCTATAAGTATTGCAAATCCAATATATTTTAGCCATCCAATATTACTAATCTTATTAATCACATCATTAATATTTAAAGCAGCTTTAATACTACCAGTTTCTGCAAGAATTCCTTCACCAATTAATGTAAATAGACCAAATATTACAAATACTATGAATGCTACAATACAAGTTATAATCATACCTATTGCAAAATCTGAAACTAATGCCTCAGGAACTGTTGGTGCAGTAGCTGATCCATACTCCATGACTAATTCATATAATGTATTTAAAAATCCTGAAGCAAATGCTACTATTAATGTAATTATTGTTGGAATAATCATATAGATTATAAGTAGGATTAATGTTTTTATTCCATCCACAATATTCTTGGAAAAGTCTATTTGTGGAATTTCTGTTGATTTATTAATTGCTCCACGTATTACATCTAGTGCTATACCATATAACATTATTTCAATAATTAAACTGATTATTGAAAGAATAACTGCAAATATAGAGTTAGATGATAAACCAATACTTATAATTGCATTTATTAAGCTTAGTAATCCAATTATTAGCCATCCTTTATAATCATTAAATGGAAATGTTATGGATTCTTTTATTATATCAGTTATGTCCATTAATTTAACCTCCTTTTATTTTAATTACAATATAATTTATCATTAATAATATATCTAATTTTGTTCATAAAAAAATCATAGAACACTATTTTTCTATGAAAATTGAATTATAAAAGAAAAGATAAACTAAATAAAATTGTTAAATAC is a genomic window of Methanosphaera sp. WGK6 containing:
- a CDS encoding DUF4013 domain-containing protein; translation: MDITDIIKESITFPFNDYKGWLIIGLLSLINAIISIGLSSNSIFAVILSIISLIIEIMLYGIALDVIRGAINKSTEIPQIDFSKNIVDGIKTLILLIIYMIIPTIITLIVAFASGFLNTLYELVMEYGSATAPTVPEALVSDFAIGMIITCIVAFIVFVIFGLFTLIGEGILAETGSIKAALNINDVINKISNIGWLKYIGFAILIGLVTSIIAIIGGILARIPTIGSLIAALIINSYVLLVTNHAYGLIYRESKE